In Synergistaceae bacterium, the genomic stretch TGACCAAAGAAGAGGCTCGCAGGCTGACACAGGAAGTCGTCGTCATCCCGGAGGGGGTTACGGCGATCGGCGAAAGCGCCTTTGAGGGTCGCAGGAGCCTGACCCGCGTCACGATTCCGGAGAGCGTCACGAGGATTGGCCGCGGCGCGTTTGAAGATTGCAGCAGTCTGACCTGCATCACGATCCCGGACGGCGTCACGACGATTGATATTGGCGCGTTTTCCGGGTGCAGCAGTTTGCCTCGCATCGTCATCCCGGATGGCGTCGCGGCGATTGACGGACTGGCGTTTTATAACTGTCGTTCATTGGCGTCAATTGCGGCAGGCAGAAATAACAATCATTTTTCATCGACAGAAGGGGTGCTGTTCAACAAAAACAGGACGATTTTGGTTCGATATCCGGGCGGAAACGGCAATACGAGCTACGTGATTCCGGAGGGCGTCACGAAAATTGGCCGCGGCGCGTTCAGCGACTGCGGCAGCCTGACCCGCGTCACAATTCCGGAGAGCGTCACGACCATTGACGATGGCGCGTTTTTTGGCTGCGACCATTTGGCCGGCGTCGAGATTCCGAAGAGGGTTGAGACCCTTGGCGGGTGGGTGTTCAGTGGCTGCAGGAGCCTGATTCGCGTTACGATCCCGAAGAGCGTCACGACCATCGGCGGCGGGGCGTTTAACGGCTGCGGAAGCCTGACCCGCGTCACAATTCCGGAGAGCGTCACGACCATCGGCAGCGGAGCATTTTCGGGCTGCGGCAGCCTGACTCTGCGCCTGGCCGAGGGTTCAGCGGCGTTCCAATATGCCCTCAAACATCATATCAAAGTGGAGCTTTTGCCCCTTTTGCCATAAGCTTTGAGATTCAGGAAGGACAGGATCACCCGTTTGCTTAAAACCACTATTTCGTGAAGTTCACGTGATATAATTTTATGAAATGTTTTTACGTAGGAATGATATTTGTTGGACGATGACATCGATCATGTAAAACGCTTGGATTATGATAATTTATTTAAAAAAGTTCTAAAAGATTACTTCTGGGAGGCCCTGCGGATTTTCCTGCCCGCGCTCCATGAAGCCGCCGACAGAGATATTCCCGTCAAATCTCTCGATAAAGAGCTCGAAAAAGTGACGTTCGACCTTGAAGGGGGGATGAACCGCCTCGATATGCTGGCCGAGATTCATCTCAAAGACGGGAACGAGGAGCTTGTGCTTTGCCACGTGGAAATACAGGGAGAGGGCGGAGAGGACCTGCCCACCCGCATGATGCGGTATCGAAGCGCGATTTTTCTCGAACGCCGGAAGGAACCCGTGGGGATCGCCGTGCTCACCGCGAACAGGCCGAAACGCGAGAAGACCTCCTACCGTTCGGAATTGTTCGGCGTGAAGGTGTCCTACGAGTACAAAAACGTCTTTCTTTTGAAAACGGACGATGAGGAGCTTCTTGCCGGAGACAGCCGGGTGGGGCTCGTGCTTTACGCCGCGAAGTGCGCCGTCAAAAGCGGCAGTGACGAAGGAGAAAAGTTCCGTTACCTCAGGGGCATTTCGGACCTTTGGAACGGGAAGGGATGGAATCCCCACGACAAACGGGTTATACTGGAGGCGGTGAACTATCTGCTGAACCTGACGAATAGAGACTATGTGGAGCGGATAGTCGATTATCAGGAAAAATTGATCATGAACAGGGAGGATAGAGAGATGTATATATCCATGTTCGAGCGCGTTTATACAGCAAGAGGGCGGGAAGAGGGCAAACAGGAAAAGGCTTTTGAGATCGCTAAAAATTTTCTCGCTGACGGTATACCGCCTGAAGTTGTGGCGCGGAACACCGGTATCCCGATGGATGACATCCGCGCTCTCATGAACTGAGCGAAAACATGGACGGCTCCGCTGTTTGAGACTTTTTGTATTTGAGGTCATACTACAGCTCGATTTCGCCGGTTTTGCGCCTGGCGTCGAATTCGGCTACGAGCTTGCGCAGAACTCCTGAGAGCAACAGCAGCCCGATCAGGTTGGGGATGGCCATTAGCCCGTTCA encodes the following:
- a CDS encoding leucine-rich repeat domain-containing protein, which codes for MSSTERILTKEEARRLTQEVVVIPEGVTAIGESAFEGRRSLTRVTIPESVTRIGRGAFEDCSSLTCITIPDGVTTIDIGAFSGCSSLPRIVIPDGVAAIDGLAFYNCRSLASIAAGRNNNHFSSTEGVLFNKNRTILVRYPGGNGNTSYVIPEGVTKIGRGAFSDCGSLTRVTIPESVTTIDDGAFFGCDHLAGVEIPKRVETLGGWVFSGCRSLIRVTIPKSVTTIGGGAFNGCGSLTRVTIPESVTTIGSGAFSGCGSLTLRLAEGSAAFQYALKHHIKVELLPLLP